A section of the Triticum dicoccoides isolate Atlit2015 ecotype Zavitan chromosome 7A, WEW_v2.0, whole genome shotgun sequence genome encodes:
- the LOC119334691 gene encoding acyl-[acyl-carrier-protein] desaturase 7, chloroplastic-like isoform X2 — MATAAAVKMSPRSTGYPPSCKPSNTGCYCKPPAAAPMSTLCRSAVSSRGGPTAGRREEEEEWRRYLAPERLEVLARLEPWAEANMLPLLKPADEAWQPADMLPDAAALGADGFHAACLELRARAEGVPDAQLVCLVGNMVTEEALPTYQSMSNRFEGTRDTTGADGTAWARWVRGWSAEENRHGDVLSRYMYLSGRLDMRQVERTVHRLIASGMAMHAPASPYHGFIYVAFQERATAISHGNTARQVRAHGDAALARICGAIAADEKRHEAAYTRVVAKLFEVDPDAAVRAMAYMMRRRITMPAALMDDGRDADLFAHYAAAAQQAGVYTASDYRGILEHLIRQWRVEELSAGLSGEGRRARDYVCALPEKIRRMEERAHDRVRKEPTPVPFIWIFDRPVSVVLH, encoded by the exons atggcgacggcggcggcagtaAAAATGTCGCCTAGGTCGACCGGATACCCTCCGTCGTGCAAACCAAGCAACACCGGCTGCTACTGCAAGCCACCGGCCGCAGCTCCGATGAGCACCTT GTGCAGGAGCGCGGTGAGCAGCAGAGGAGGGCCGACGGccgggcggcgggaggaggaggaggagtggaggaGGTACCTTGCGCCGGAGAGGCTGGAGGTGCTGGCGCGGCTGGAGCCGTGGGCGGAGGCGAACATGCTGCCGCTGCTCAAGCCGGCGGACGAGGCGTGGCAGCCGGCGGACATGCTCCCGGACGCGGCGGCGCTGGGCGCGGACGGCTTCCACGCGGCGTGCCTCGAGCTGCGCGCCAGGGCGGAGGGCGTGCCGGACGCGCAGCTGGTGTGCCTGGTGGGGAACATGGTCACGGAGGAGGCGCTCCCGACGTACCAGAGCATGTCCAACCGCTTCGAgggcacccgcgacaccaccggcgCCGACGGCACCGCCTGGGCGCGCTGGGTCCGCGGCTGGTCCGCCGAGGAGAACCGCCACGGCGACGTGCTCAGCCGCTACATGTACCTCTCCGGCCGCCTCGACATGCGCCAGGTGGAGCGCACCGTGCACCGCCTCATCGCCTCCGGGATGGCCATGCACGCGCCGGCGAGTCCCTACCACGGCTTCATCTACGTAGCCTTCCAGGAGCGCGCCACCGCCATCTCCCACGGCAACACGGCGCGCCAGGTGCGCGCGCACGGCGACGCCGCGCTCGCGCGCATCTGCGGCGCCATCGCCGCCGACGAGAAGCGGCACGAGGCGGCCTACACCCGCGTCGTGGCGAAGCTCTTCGAGGTGGACCcggacgccgccgtgcgcgccatGGCGTACATGATGCGGCGCCGCATCACCATGCCGGCCGCGCTCATGGACGACGGCCGCGACGCCGACCTCTTCGCGCACTACGCCGCCGCCGCGCAGCAGGCCGGGGTGTACACCGCGTCGGACTACCGCGGCATCCTGGAGCACCTCATACGGCAGTGGCGGGTGGAGGAGCTCTCGGCGGGGCTGTCCGGCGAGGGGAGGCGTGCGCGGGACTACGTCTGCGCATTGCCGGAGAAGATCCGGAGGATGGAGGAGAGGGCCCATGACAGGGTGCGAAAGGAGCCTACCCCGGTCCCGTTTATCTGGATCTTTGATAGGCCTGTCAGTGTCGTGCTCCATTGA
- the LOC119334691 gene encoding acyl-[acyl-carrier-protein] desaturase 7, chloroplastic-like isoform X1 — protein MATAAAVKMSPRSTGYPPSCKPSNTGCYCKPPAAAPMSTLRCRSAVSSRGGPTAGRREEEEEWRRYLAPERLEVLARLEPWAEANMLPLLKPADEAWQPADMLPDAAALGADGFHAACLELRARAEGVPDAQLVCLVGNMVTEEALPTYQSMSNRFEGTRDTTGADGTAWARWVRGWSAEENRHGDVLSRYMYLSGRLDMRQVERTVHRLIASGMAMHAPASPYHGFIYVAFQERATAISHGNTARQVRAHGDAALARICGAIAADEKRHEAAYTRVVAKLFEVDPDAAVRAMAYMMRRRITMPAALMDDGRDADLFAHYAAAAQQAGVYTASDYRGILEHLIRQWRVEELSAGLSGEGRRARDYVCALPEKIRRMEERAHDRVRKEPTPVPFIWIFDRPVSVVLH, from the exons atggcgacggcggcggcagtaAAAATGTCGCCTAGGTCGACCGGATACCCTCCGTCGTGCAAACCAAGCAACACCGGCTGCTACTGCAAGCCACCGGCCGCAGCTCCGATGAGCACCTT AAGGTGCAGGAGCGCGGTGAGCAGCAGAGGAGGGCCGACGGccgggcggcgggaggaggaggaggagtggaggaGGTACCTTGCGCCGGAGAGGCTGGAGGTGCTGGCGCGGCTGGAGCCGTGGGCGGAGGCGAACATGCTGCCGCTGCTCAAGCCGGCGGACGAGGCGTGGCAGCCGGCGGACATGCTCCCGGACGCGGCGGCGCTGGGCGCGGACGGCTTCCACGCGGCGTGCCTCGAGCTGCGCGCCAGGGCGGAGGGCGTGCCGGACGCGCAGCTGGTGTGCCTGGTGGGGAACATGGTCACGGAGGAGGCGCTCCCGACGTACCAGAGCATGTCCAACCGCTTCGAgggcacccgcgacaccaccggcgCCGACGGCACCGCCTGGGCGCGCTGGGTCCGCGGCTGGTCCGCCGAGGAGAACCGCCACGGCGACGTGCTCAGCCGCTACATGTACCTCTCCGGCCGCCTCGACATGCGCCAGGTGGAGCGCACCGTGCACCGCCTCATCGCCTCCGGGATGGCCATGCACGCGCCGGCGAGTCCCTACCACGGCTTCATCTACGTAGCCTTCCAGGAGCGCGCCACCGCCATCTCCCACGGCAACACGGCGCGCCAGGTGCGCGCGCACGGCGACGCCGCGCTCGCGCGCATCTGCGGCGCCATCGCCGCCGACGAGAAGCGGCACGAGGCGGCCTACACCCGCGTCGTGGCGAAGCTCTTCGAGGTGGACCcggacgccgccgtgcgcgccatGGCGTACATGATGCGGCGCCGCATCACCATGCCGGCCGCGCTCATGGACGACGGCCGCGACGCCGACCTCTTCGCGCACTACGCCGCCGCCGCGCAGCAGGCCGGGGTGTACACCGCGTCGGACTACCGCGGCATCCTGGAGCACCTCATACGGCAGTGGCGGGTGGAGGAGCTCTCGGCGGGGCTGTCCGGCGAGGGGAGGCGTGCGCGGGACTACGTCTGCGCATTGCCGGAGAAGATCCGGAGGATGGAGGAGAGGGCCCATGACAGGGTGCGAAAGGAGCCTACCCCGGTCCCGTTTATCTGGATCTTTGATAGGCCTGTCAGTGTCGTGCTCCATTGA